The Vescimonas coprocola genome includes a window with the following:
- the cas2 gene encoding CRISPR-associated endonuclease Cas2, which produces MLVLITYDVNTEDAAGRKRLRQIAKKCVDYGQRVQNSVFECLLDAGQCRRLQAQLPSIMDSEKDSLRFYYLGKQYEKKVEHFGTKSTYLPEDPLIL; this is translated from the coding sequence ATGCTGGTGCTGATCACATACGATGTAAACACCGAGGACGCCGCCGGGCGCAAGCGCCTGCGGCAGATCGCTAAAAAGTGCGTGGACTACGGACAGCGGGTGCAAAATTCCGTGTTTGAGTGCCTGCTGGACGCAGGGCAGTGCCGCCGCCTGCAGGCGCAGCTCCCGTCCATCATGGATTCTGAGAAAGACAGTCTGCGCTTTTACTATCTAGGGAAGCAATATGAGAAAAAAGTGGAGCATTTCGGTACGAAGAGCACCTATCTGCCGGAGGATCCCCTGATCCTCTGA